A single window of Nocardia sp. NBC_01327 DNA harbors:
- a CDS encoding DUF2530 domain-containing protein, translating to MTQPVPEIPPRFTDPRPVLAIGSIGFLIATIAVWLNDSWATSRPVCLMGLGVGLLGYTLFAIQRRGARRGDKGAQLGLD from the coding sequence GTGACCCAGCCCGTGCCGGAAATTCCCCCGCGCTTCACCGATCCGCGTCCGGTGCTGGCCATCGGCAGCATCGGCTTCCTGATCGCCACCATCGCCGTCTGGCTGAACGACAGCTGGGCTACCTCCCGTCCGGTTTGTCTGATGGGTCTGGGTGTCGGATTGCTCGGCTACACCCTCTTCGCAATCCAGCGCCGCGGCGCCCGTCGCGGCGACAAAGGCGCACAACTCGGGCTGGACTAA
- a CDS encoding MFS transporter, translating to MSSDHLSGPQSAPTTEFRGPPPPEAAGSRPAPPTARYDTPPPAPSGAAPRARHGTPPPARSGAPRPEPSDPQHDAPSHTGNPETTRPLTHSHDLGAEQEDVSTPGLHKPPKKLTVTRVAVRRSRELTERGFATFQRAAKADGAEESGLTALVYATMANFATDAAVAVALANTLFFASATAESKTKVALYLLITIAPFAVIAPLIGPALDRLQRGRRLALAGSFAVRVLVAILLIFNVNNWALYPLALCMMILSKSFSVLKSAVTPRVLPPGIDLVRTNSRLTVFGLVGGTLGAGGVAGLIASVAHSAGALTFAAILAGAGCYLSLKIPSWVEVTEGEVPATLTYHGDDSHTEVLDPNKAAHVQPSRRRQPLGRAVVTGLWGNGTVRVLTGFLTFYVAFVAKATEHRPVQQAAMLGVVGACAAIGNFAGNATGARMKLGRPTQLVLICTLACVAACAMATFLDSLMGAAIATVVASGASALAKVSLDASIQDDLPAESIASGFGRSETVLQLSWVIGGSMGVLLPTDWWIGFAAVTAVMALGLVQTVVSYRGHSLLPGLGGNRPQHAQQEIPGAHGTAEPTP from the coding sequence GTGTCCTCGGATCACCTCTCCGGGCCGCAGAGCGCACCGACGACCGAATTCCGGGGCCCGCCCCCACCGGAGGCCGCCGGCTCGCGCCCGGCCCCGCCTACCGCGCGGTACGACACACCGCCGCCCGCACCGTCCGGCGCCGCACCGCGCGCCCGCCACGGCACCCCGCCGCCCGCGCGCTCCGGCGCCCCGCGACCCGAGCCGTCCGATCCGCAGCACGACGCACCATCGCATACCGGCAATCCGGAAACGACTCGCCCGCTGACACATTCGCATGACCTAGGTGCGGAGCAGGAGGACGTATCGACTCCGGGCCTGCACAAACCACCGAAGAAGCTGACCGTCACCCGGGTGGCGGTGCGGCGCAGCCGGGAGCTCACCGAACGCGGTTTCGCGACCTTCCAGCGCGCGGCCAAGGCCGACGGCGCGGAGGAATCCGGCCTGACCGCACTGGTTTACGCCACCATGGCCAATTTCGCGACGGATGCCGCGGTCGCGGTGGCGCTGGCGAACACGCTGTTCTTCGCCAGCGCGACCGCGGAGTCCAAGACCAAGGTCGCGCTCTATCTGCTGATCACGATTGCCCCGTTCGCGGTGATCGCACCGCTGATCGGCCCGGCGCTGGACCGATTGCAGCGGGGACGCCGGCTCGCACTGGCGGGTTCATTCGCTGTGCGTGTGCTGGTGGCCATCCTGTTGATCTTCAACGTGAACAACTGGGCGCTGTACCCACTCGCGTTGTGCATGATGATTCTGAGCAAGTCGTTCTCGGTGCTGAAGAGCGCGGTGACCCCGCGCGTGCTGCCGCCGGGAATCGACCTGGTGCGCACCAACTCCCGGCTCACCGTGTTCGGCCTGGTGGGTGGAACGCTGGGCGCGGGTGGTGTCGCCGGTCTGATCGCCTCGGTGGCGCATTCGGCGGGCGCGCTGACCTTCGCCGCGATCCTGGCCGGCGCGGGTTGCTATCTGAGCCTGAAGATTCCGTCCTGGGTGGAGGTCACCGAGGGCGAAGTTCCGGCAACCCTCACCTATCACGGCGACGATTCGCATACCGAGGTACTCGACCCGAACAAGGCCGCACACGTGCAGCCCAGCCGCCGCCGCCAGCCGCTGGGCCGCGCCGTGGTCACGGGCCTGTGGGGCAATGGCACGGTCCGGGTGCTGACCGGATTCCTCACCTTCTACGTGGCTTTCGTGGCCAAGGCGACCGAGCATCGGCCGGTGCAGCAGGCCGCCATGCTCGGCGTGGTCGGCGCGTGCGCGGCCATCGGCAACTTCGCGGGCAATGCCACGGGCGCCCGCATGAAACTGGGCCGCCCGACCCAGCTCGTCCTGATCTGCACCCTCGCCTGCGTCGCCGCGTGTGCGATGGCGACGTTCCTGGACAGCCTCATGGGCGCGGCCATAGCGACCGTGGTGGCCTCGGGCGCAAGCGCATTGGCGAAGGTGTCGCTGGACGCCTCCATCCAGGACGACCTGCCCGCCGAATCCATCGCCTCGGGCTTCGGCCGCTCCGAAACGGTGCTGCAGCTGTCCTGGGTGATCGGCGGCTCGATGGGCGTCCTGCTGCCGACCGACTGGTGGATCGGTTTCGCCGCGGTCACGGCGGTCATGGCGCTGGGACTGGTCCAGACGGTGGTCAGCTACCGTGGTCATTCGCTGCTGCCCGGTTTGGGCGGCAACCGACCGCAGCACGCGCAGCAGGAGATTCCCGGTGCTCACGGCACCGCGGAGCCCACCCCGTGA
- a CDS encoding DUF3027 domain-containing protein: MSAVGVSESVVRPILAEAVDLARRALLELEPFGVGMHLGVTTEDDSAATHHFEATLPGYRGWQWAVVVAAPPEATRVTVSESALLPGPDALVAPDFLPWDQRIRPGDLGPGDLLAPLQDDPRLVPGYLITGDPVVDEVALELGLGRSRVLSREGREDAADRWFSEFGPDTDMARAAPAACGVCGFFVPLAGALRAGFGVCANAMGADGHVVHRDYGCGAHSDTELPTGAGSPAFEAYDDAAFDIVPESEFRTREQLAAIENASRETESAAENNETSTVDANVELVADAEVELVTDVNDESTLDANGEPVSEVGIEPATAVSIPPGTEAVEEYAAEVSIEPAADPSDTPGGVGTALNDCDAEDDSAGYEGDAADIADAAAADVVADSVSVAGDVNADAVPVESADAADGPFTLFEVADPDAEVDDAWGVSAVRVDSESGAAQPGDAGAPESH; encoded by the coding sequence GTGAGCGCGGTTGGAGTTTCGGAGTCCGTTGTACGGCCGATCCTGGCGGAGGCGGTCGACCTGGCTCGCCGTGCGCTCTTGGAGTTGGAGCCGTTCGGCGTCGGCATGCATCTGGGCGTGACCACCGAGGACGATTCGGCGGCCACCCATCACTTCGAGGCCACCCTGCCGGGCTATCGGGGCTGGCAGTGGGCGGTGGTCGTCGCCGCCCCACCCGAGGCCACCAGGGTCACGGTGAGCGAATCGGCGCTGCTACCCGGTCCGGACGCGCTCGTCGCGCCCGACTTCCTGCCGTGGGATCAGCGCATTCGCCCCGGCGATCTGGGACCCGGCGATCTGCTGGCCCCGCTGCAGGACGATCCGCGCCTGGTGCCCGGTTATCTGATCACCGGCGATCCGGTCGTCGACGAGGTCGCCCTCGAACTCGGTCTCGGCCGCAGCCGGGTGCTGAGCCGCGAAGGCCGCGAGGATGCGGCCGACCGCTGGTTCTCCGAATTCGGGCCCGATACCGATATGGCCCGGGCGGCGCCCGCCGCCTGCGGTGTCTGTGGGTTCTTCGTGCCGCTGGCCGGCGCGCTGCGCGCCGGATTCGGCGTCTGCGCCAATGCCATGGGCGCGGACGGCCATGTGGTGCACCGCGACTACGGTTGCGGTGCGCATTCGGACACCGAACTCCCCACGGGCGCCGGATCCCCGGCCTTCGAAGCCTATGACGATGCCGCCTTCGATATCGTCCCCGAATCGGAATTCCGCACCCGCGAGCAGCTCGCGGCGATCGAAAACGCTTCCCGCGAAACCGAATCCGCAGCCGAGAACAATGAAACGTCCACGGTCGACGCCAATGTCGAGCTCGTGGCTGATGCGGAAGTCGAGCTCGTGACTGATGTGAACGACGAATCCACCCTCGACGCCAATGGTGAGCCGGTGTCCGAGGTGGGCATCGAGCCCGCGACGGCGGTGAGCATTCCGCCCGGGACCGAGGCGGTCGAGGAGTACGCCGCCGAGGTGAGCATCGAACCGGCGGCCGATCCGAGCGATACGCCCGGCGGTGTCGGAACGGCATTGAATGATTGTGACGCTGAGGATGATTCGGCCGGTTACGAGGGCGATGCGGCCGATATCGCCGATGCCGCGGCCGCCGATGTCGTCGCGGACTCCGTCTCCGTCGCCGGTGATGTGAACGCCGACGCGGTACCGGTGGAGTCCGCCGATGCGGCCGATGGTCCCTTCACCCTCTTCGAGGTGGCCGATCCCGATGCGGAGGTCGACGACGCCTGGGGTGTCAGCGCGGTCCGCGTCGACTCCGAATCCGGTGCGGCACAGCCGGGCGACGCCGGAGCGCCGGAGTCCCACTGA
- a CDS encoding TetR/AcrR family transcriptional regulator, whose protein sequence is MSVEERRAHLIEAAIGLAEKKGVAGVTTRDVAQAAGVSLGVVHYCFENKDQLMTELVKALSMELRDSVDANEAVWQDVGTGKEALQRLVRAALELMWLNVEATPERQLLTYETTTYALREGEVTPAKLAIAREQYMFNDSTLADIVEHAREATSTQWSIPVGTLSRFILATIDGVVLRWLVDNDSAAVREQLDVLATMVCSYAS, encoded by the coding sequence TTGAGCGTCGAAGAACGACGGGCCCACCTTATCGAGGCGGCCATCGGCCTTGCCGAAAAAAAGGGCGTGGCAGGAGTTACCACGCGCGATGTTGCTCAGGCAGCCGGTGTTTCGCTCGGTGTGGTGCATTACTGTTTCGAAAACAAGGACCAGCTGATGACAGAGCTGGTCAAGGCGCTTTCGATGGAATTGCGAGATTCCGTCGACGCCAACGAAGCAGTATGGCAAGACGTCGGAACTGGAAAAGAAGCACTTCAAAGATTGGTGCGCGCGGCACTCGAACTCATGTGGCTCAATGTCGAAGCCACTCCCGAACGCCAACTACTCACCTACGAAACAACCACCTACGCACTACGCGAAGGCGAAGTAACTCCGGCAAAACTCGCGATTGCTCGCGAGCAGTACATGTTCAACGACTCCACCCTTGCCGACATCGTCGAGCATGCGCGTGAAGCCACGTCGACGCAGTGGTCCATCCCCGTCGGCACGCTCAGCCGCTTCATTCTCGCCACCATCGACGGCGTCGTGCTCCGCTGGCTCGTCGACAACGACAGTGCCGCCGTCCGTGAGCAATTGGATGTTCTCGCCACCATGGTGTGCTCCTACGCCAGCTGA
- a CDS encoding DUF2771 domain-containing protein encodes MSKPSTRTIVALLAATLLAVGVAYIAVIVVLAHNADKPQPQITAYAHGKSVSVTPYLYCDVHIEDNKLDLRNCDNSQHIAELTVPAGYPLQLSLPKEIADAPWQMVLVYQLPGGQDAQRLATHRDFPQDARAITVPTPTDPRLQLTGIELQLPIPARDENGQEGYVTSARWAIHTAA; translated from the coding sequence GTGAGCAAACCCAGCACCCGCACGATCGTCGCTCTGCTGGCAGCGACCCTGCTCGCGGTGGGGGTGGCCTATATCGCCGTCATCGTGGTGCTGGCGCACAATGCCGACAAACCGCAGCCGCAGATCACCGCCTATGCGCACGGCAAATCGGTGAGCGTGACGCCGTACCTGTACTGCGACGTCCATATCGAGGACAACAAGCTCGATCTGCGCAATTGCGATAACAGCCAGCACATCGCGGAACTGACTGTGCCGGCCGGTTATCCGCTGCAGTTGTCGCTGCCCAAGGAGATCGCGGACGCGCCCTGGCAGATGGTGCTGGTGTACCAGCTGCCCGGCGGACAGGACGCCCAGCGCCTGGCCACGCACCGCGACTTCCCGCAGGATGCCCGCGCCATCACCGTGCCGACGCCGACGGACCCGCGCCTGCAATTGACGGGAATCGAACTGCAGCTGCCCATTCCGGCCCGGGACGAGAACGGCCAGGAGGGCTACGTCACCTCCGCGCGCTGGGCGATCCACACCGCCGCCTGA
- a CDS encoding MarR family winged helix-turn-helix transcriptional regulator, which yields MTTPSDIRALAGELSLAVVRLTRHLRGRRADAQISLTQLSALATLNRDGAMTPGTLAAKERVQPPSMTRVIASLSEMALVVRNPHPTDGRQIIVSLSESGRALVADENHAREAWMTEQLSSLTPDQLSVLGQAVAIMKQIVDESE from the coding sequence GTGACAACGCCTTCCGATATTCGAGCGCTCGCCGGTGAACTGTCGCTGGCGGTGGTGCGCTTGACGCGACATCTGCGAGGTAGGCGCGCCGATGCCCAGATTTCGCTGACTCAGCTCTCCGCCCTCGCGACCCTCAATCGCGACGGCGCCATGACCCCCGGCACGCTGGCCGCGAAGGAGCGGGTGCAACCGCCGTCCATGACCCGGGTGATCGCCTCCCTGTCGGAAATGGCTCTGGTGGTGCGCAATCCGCACCCCACCGACGGCCGCCAGATCATCGTCTCGCTCTCGGAGTCCGGTCGCGCCCTCGTCGCCGACGAGAATCACGCGCGCGAAGCCTGGATGACCGAACAGCTGTCGAGCCTGACCCCCGATCAGCTGTCGGTGCTCGGCCAGGCCGTCGCCATCATGAAGCAGATCGTCGACGAATCCGAGTAG
- a CDS encoding glutaminyl-peptide cyclotransferase, whose product MERKRRAPVAAVPLALSTVVCLAAAMSACSSPDDTPQLRVEVVATRAHDTAAFTEGLEADGDTLYESTGLSGQSFVRASKLSDGAELARADLPAPLFGEGITRAGNVLWQITYQDHIAIARDPETLTELRRTGFEGEGWGLCTRQNRILMSNGSSTLTFRDPQTFAPTGTISLTSRTGTRLNELDCAPDGSVYANAWPTDTILHINPETGAVLGVIDASGLLPKGSRTPDTDVLNGITHLPGTDRFLLTGKKWPYTFEVRFVPA is encoded by the coding sequence ATGGAGCGCAAACGCCGTGCACCGGTAGCGGCCGTCCCCCTTGCACTGTCCACCGTCGTGTGCCTGGCCGCCGCAATGTCCGCCTGCAGCAGCCCGGACGACACGCCGCAACTGCGTGTCGAAGTCGTCGCGACGCGTGCGCACGACACCGCCGCCTTCACCGAGGGCCTGGAGGCGGACGGCGACACGCTCTACGAGAGCACCGGACTTTCCGGACAGTCCTTCGTCCGCGCGAGCAAGCTCTCCGACGGCGCCGAGCTGGCCCGCGCCGACCTGCCGGCCCCGCTGTTCGGCGAGGGCATCACCCGCGCCGGAAACGTGCTCTGGCAGATCACCTATCAGGACCACATCGCCATCGCCCGCGATCCGGAAACCCTGACCGAGCTGCGCCGCACCGGTTTCGAGGGCGAGGGCTGGGGCCTGTGCACCCGCCAGAACCGCATTCTCATGAGCAATGGTTCGAGCACCCTCACCTTCCGCGACCCGCAGACCTTCGCCCCCACCGGGACGATCAGCCTCACCAGCCGCACCGGTACCCGCCTCAACGAACTCGATTGCGCCCCCGACGGTTCCGTCTACGCCAATGCCTGGCCGACCGACACCATCCTGCACATCAACCCCGAAACCGGCGCTGTACTGGGCGTCATCGATGCTTCCGGCCTCCTCCCCAAGGGTTCCCGCACCCCCGACACCGATGTCCTCAACGGCATCACCCACCTCCCCGGCACCGACCGCTTCCTGCTCACCGGCAAGAAATGGCCGTACACCTTCGAGGTCCGTTTCGTCCCGGCCTGA
- a CDS encoding sacsin N-terminal ATP-binding-like domain-containing protein yields the protein MGDPFDTAALRAGVIAAWQGSPTRLREDAATEADLVRSGYRDRLLTELAQNAADAAAKAGVAGRIAVWLEGRALHVANTGVELDVSGVHALTALRASAKGSADASVGRFGVGFTAVLAVADEIEFRSRSGSVRFSRAGTQALLRTEGIAIPDVEGGFAPPALRLAWPIEERPAAEFDSEVVLTLRADIDTVELLTAMRAEAVDLLLELPALRHIRIGDHEIASAVTELEHGIQEVRVTGPDDEDRRWWQYRTAQARWLLPLRDGRPVVTTPDVLRAPTRSDEELSLPALLIADIAMQPDRRRLLPGARIADLAAGYADFARALPPIDRLVLVPAPAFARSEADSLLREALVAELREHPWLPVLSTSDDAPAVDPVLAADLALASDPAHESDPAHVPGGAAESAFDTARPSGSDDLLDDDLLFGAARNGTGSAVRTAFSIERPSRASVFTGVTTELAALLTEIVGPLVIPELSGRAGSDALAALDVHRLGLARIAELSSSLERAPQWWYSLYDALEPFVLDPLSVEELGALAVPLADGRVVTGPRTVVLDDQLRSPIPVHWARLAHPEAAHELLGRLGARAATPEDLLNDPALQAQLEDDPSDPDTVEAVLGLAAHAVSVPGALPSWLGSLELPDSTGEWQPADELLLPDAPLGRILDAESPLGTVAAETLEQYGPEALRAIGVGWSFTVVTESDPTGPDHHLDDEESWWDRLADDPRELRAVRDLDLVDDDKWPEALQLLLSDENTRPLLGDRDGYTAWWLRRHAHIDGIALGRMRHPDDTTFDGLLPVIPGFGAHDLRVLRAVLADPEVMSAELAEELMDALADPTRIPVPEAISQTHRRLAEGLADGILDVSDLDAPDRVRALTGAVIDAADALVLDQAWFGPALPADRLIVGDIDTAPSLAALLDLPLASQAVTAEVLGDGRRTTWSADPLGVLLRLQFGFSARTGELVIHDELRVRLTGAVDATVAVAWWQDGDVTHIQAPPHIAAPHN from the coding sequence GTGGGGGATCCGTTCGATACCGCGGCGCTGCGGGCGGGGGTGATCGCGGCGTGGCAAGGCTCGCCCACCCGGTTGCGGGAGGATGCGGCCACCGAGGCTGATCTGGTGCGGTCGGGATATCGCGACCGGCTGCTGACGGAACTGGCGCAGAATGCGGCCGATGCCGCCGCCAAGGCCGGGGTGGCCGGGCGGATCGCGGTGTGGCTGGAGGGGCGGGCGCTGCACGTCGCGAATACCGGTGTGGAGCTGGATGTTTCAGGTGTGCACGCGCTGACGGCGCTGCGTGCCTCCGCGAAGGGCAGCGCCGACGCCTCGGTGGGGCGGTTCGGCGTGGGGTTCACGGCGGTGCTGGCGGTGGCGGATGAGATCGAATTCCGTTCCCGCAGTGGATCGGTGCGATTCTCACGGGCCGGGACGCAGGCGCTGCTCCGAACGGAGGGGATCGCGATCCCCGATGTCGAAGGCGGATTCGCGCCCCCGGCGCTGCGGCTCGCATGGCCGATCGAGGAGCGACCGGCCGCCGAATTCGACAGCGAGGTCGTGCTCACGCTGCGCGCGGATATCGACACCGTCGAATTGCTCACGGCCATGCGGGCGGAGGCGGTGGATCTGCTGCTGGAACTGCCCGCGCTGCGGCATATTCGAATCGGCGACCACGAGATCGCCAGTGCGGTAACCGAACTCGAGCACGGTATTCAGGAAGTACGCGTCACCGGCCCCGACGACGAGGATCGCCGCTGGTGGCAGTACCGGACCGCGCAGGCGCGCTGGCTGCTGCCGCTGCGGGACGGCCGCCCGGTCGTGACGACCCCCGACGTGCTGCGCGCACCCACCCGGTCGGACGAGGAGCTGTCGCTGCCGGCGCTGCTCATCGCCGATATCGCCATGCAGCCGGACCGCCGCCGCCTGCTGCCCGGCGCGCGTATCGCCGACTTGGCCGCCGGCTACGCGGATTTCGCCCGCGCCCTGCCGCCGATCGACCGCTTGGTGCTGGTGCCCGCCCCGGCCTTCGCCCGCAGCGAGGCCGACAGCCTGCTGCGCGAGGCCCTGGTCGCCGAACTCCGCGAACACCCCTGGCTCCCGGTCCTGAGCACCTCGGATGACGCCCCGGCCGTCGACCCCGTCCTCGCCGCCGATCTGGCGCTCGCATCGGATCCCGCGCACGAGTCGGACCCGGCGCATGTGCCCGGCGGCGCCGCCGAATCCGCGTTCGATACCGCTCGCCCGAGTGGTTCGGACGATCTGCTCGACGACGACCTGCTGTTCGGTGCGGCGCGCAATGGGACCGGATCGGCGGTGCGGACCGCCTTTTCGATCGAGCGGCCCAGCCGGGCGAGTGTGTTCACCGGCGTCACAACGGAATTGGCGGCACTGCTCACCGAAATCGTGGGACCGCTGGTGATTCCGGAGCTGTCCGGGCGCGCGGGTTCCGATGCCCTGGCGGCGCTGGATGTGCATCGGCTCGGGCTGGCCCGGATAGCGGAGCTGTCGAGCAGTCTGGAACGCGCACCGCAGTGGTGGTATTCGCTGTACGACGCATTGGAGCCGTTTGTCCTGGATCCGCTGTCGGTGGAGGAGCTCGGCGCCCTCGCGGTGCCGCTGGCCGACGGCCGGGTGGTGACCGGTCCGCGCACGGTGGTGCTGGACGATCAGCTGCGCTCGCCGATTCCGGTGCACTGGGCACGGCTGGCGCATCCGGAGGCCGCGCACGAGCTGCTGGGTCGGCTGGGAGCGCGCGCTGCCACGCCGGAGGACCTGCTGAACGATCCTGCGCTGCAGGCACAGCTGGAGGACGATCCGAGCGATCCCGATACCGTCGAGGCGGTGCTGGGGCTGGCCGCGCACGCGGTGTCCGTGCCCGGCGCGCTGCCGTCCTGGCTCGGATCGCTCGAATTGCCGGACAGCACGGGCGAATGGCAGCCCGCCGACGAGCTGTTGCTTCCGGACGCACCGCTGGGCCGGATATTGGACGCGGAATCACCGCTCGGCACCGTCGCCGCGGAGACGCTCGAGCAATACGGCCCGGAAGCCTTGCGCGCCATCGGTGTCGGCTGGAGTTTCACCGTGGTCACCGAATCGGATCCGACGGGCCCGGACCATCATCTCGACGACGAGGAATCCTGGTGGGACCGCCTCGCCGACGATCCGCGCGAGCTACGCGCCGTCCGCGATCTCGACCTGGTCGACGACGACAAGTGGCCGGAAGCCTTGCAGCTCTTGCTGTCCGACGAGAACACCCGCCCGCTGCTCGGCGACCGCGACGGTTACACCGCGTGGTGGTTGCGCCGGCACGCGCATATCGACGGCATCGCGCTCGGCCGGATGCGGCATCCCGACGATACGACCTTCGACGGTCTGCTCCCGGTGATTCCCGGCTTCGGCGCCCACGATCTGCGGGTGCTGCGGGCCGTGCTGGCCGATCCGGAGGTGATGTCCGCCGAGCTGGCCGAAGAACTCATGGACGCACTCGCCGATCCGACGAGAATCCCTGTCCCCGAGGCGATTTCGCAAACGCACCGGCGTCTCGCCGAAGGCCTCGCCGACGGCATCCTGGACGTCTCGGATCTGGACGCACCCGATAGGGTCCGCGCCCTGACCGGTGCGGTCATCGACGCCGCCGACGCCCTGGTCCTGGACCAGGCCTGGTTCGGCCCCGCCCTGCCCGCCGACCGCCTGATAGTCGGCGATATCGACACCGCCCCTTCCCTCGCGGCCCTGCTCGACCTGCCCTTGGCCTCGCAGGCGGTCACCGCCGAGGTGCTCGGCGACGGCCGCCGCACGACCTGGTCCGCCGATCCGCTCGGCGTCCTGCTCCGCCTGCAATTCGGATTCTCGGCGCGTACAGGCGAACTCGTCATCCACGACGAGCTCCGAGTCCGCCTTACGGGCGCGGTCGACGCCACCGTCGCAGTCGCCTGGTGGCAGGACGGCGACGTCACCCACATCCAGGCGCCCCCACACATCGCGGCACCGCACAACTGA
- a CDS encoding AMP-binding protein, translating into MHDNSPRHDTPLPRHDNPLWASGPEIPRLTPAEVAERGLTFADLLLLREHDEHPGLRFEDSVWTWGEVVRECATRAEALGELRRPDRPFHLGVLLENVPEYIFLLGAAALSGATLIGINPTRRGGELAADIRGVDCDLILTDAQQRDLLAELDTGVDADRILAVDEPEWLERLSAAATHSVRVAPEARERSTRLLLTFTSGSTGAPKAVICTTGRLAALGAMNHCSLTREDVTYNAMPLFHGNAIMACWAPSVFTGATFTMRRRFSVSGFLPDIRRFGATYFNYVGRSLAYLLAAPESPLERDTKLRIAFGTEAAPRDRDEFARRFGVRPVESYGSSEGGVVIRLSPDSPPNSLGRAPEFMNIEIHDENGKQCPRAYFDDNGALVNAAEAIGEIVNTTGAAMFEGYYRNEQAGAERVDGAIFRTGDLGYQDGAGFFYFAGRSSDRIRVDSENFSSAPVERILARFPGVKLAAVYPVPDPRTGDQVMATLELDAGVEFDPAEFGRFLARQSDLGTKWAPRFVRITAALPVTATRKIDKPALRRESWLAEDPIYLGAGKTPQYQRLTPLLRAELADEYALYGRSPN; encoded by the coding sequence ATGCACGACAATTCGCCCAGGCACGACACTCCGCTGCCCAGGCACGACAATCCGCTGTGGGCGTCCGGCCCCGAGATCCCGCGGCTCACACCCGCCGAGGTCGCCGAACGCGGTCTGACCTTCGCCGATCTGCTGCTGCTTCGCGAGCACGACGAGCATCCGGGGCTGCGGTTCGAGGATTCCGTCTGGACCTGGGGCGAGGTGGTGCGGGAATGCGCCACCCGGGCCGAGGCGCTCGGAGAGCTGCGCCGCCCGGACCGCCCGTTCCACCTCGGGGTGCTGCTCGAGAATGTGCCCGAGTACATCTTCCTGCTCGGTGCGGCCGCCCTGTCGGGTGCGACGCTGATCGGCATCAATCCGACCCGGCGCGGCGGCGAGCTGGCCGCGGATATTCGCGGTGTGGACTGCGATCTCATCCTCACCGATGCGCAGCAGCGCGACCTGCTCGCCGAGCTGGACACCGGAGTGGACGCGGACCGCATCCTGGCCGTCGACGAACCCGAGTGGCTCGAACGCCTTTCCGCGGCAGCCACCCATTCTGTGCGGGTCGCGCCCGAGGCGCGGGAGCGGTCGACCCGGCTGCTGCTGACCTTCACCTCCGGTTCCACCGGCGCACCGAAGGCCGTGATCTGCACGACCGGGCGGCTGGCGGCGCTCGGCGCCATGAACCACTGTTCGCTGACTCGCGAGGATGTCACCTACAACGCCATGCCGCTGTTCCACGGCAACGCGATCATGGCGTGCTGGGCGCCGTCGGTGTTCACCGGCGCCACATTCACCATGCGCCGCCGGTTCTCGGTCTCCGGGTTCCTGCCCGATATCCGCCGGTTCGGGGCCACCTATTTCAACTATGTCGGCCGGTCACTGGCGTATCTGCTGGCCGCGCCGGAATCGCCGCTGGAGCGAGACACCAAGCTGCGCATCGCCTTCGGGACCGAGGCCGCGCCGCGTGATCGGGACGAGTTCGCGCGCCGGTTCGGGGTGCGGCCGGTGGAGAGCTACGGGTCGAGCGAGGGCGGGGTGGTGATTCGGCTGTCGCCGGACTCACCGCCGAATTCGCTCGGCCGCGCGCCCGAGTTCATGAATATCGAAATTCACGACGAGAACGGAAAGCAGTGCCCGCGTGCGTATTTCGATGATAATGGGGCGCTGGTCAATGCCGCGGAGGCGATCGGCGAGATCGTGAACACCACGGGCGCGGCCATGTTCGAGGGTTACTACCGCAATGAGCAGGCCGGTGCGGAGCGCGTCGACGGCGCGATCTTCCGCACCGGCGATCTCGGCTATCAGGACGGGGCCGGATTCTTCTACTTCGCAGGGCGTTCCAGCGATCGCATCCGGGTGGACAGCGAGAACTTCTCCTCCGCACCGGTGGAGCGGATTCTGGCGCGGTTCCCGGGCGTGAAACTGGCGGCGGTCTACCCGGTACCGGACCCGCGCACCGGTGACCAGGTGATGGCCACCCTCGAACTCGATGCGGGGGTGGAGTTCGATCCGGCCGAGTTCGGCCGATTCCTGGCCCGGCAAAGCGATCTCGGCACCAAGTGGGCGCCGCGGTTCGTGCGGATCACCGCCGCACTGCCGGTCACCGCCACCCGGAAGATCGACAAGCCCGCACTGCGCCGCGAGTCCTGGCTGGCGGAGGACCCGATCTACCTCGGTGCGGGGAAAACGCCGCAGTACCAACGCCTGACACCGCTGCTGCGGGCGGAGCTGGCGGACGAATACGCGCTGTACGGCCGCTCGCCGAACTGA